A single Desulfobacterales bacterium DNA region contains:
- a CDS encoding carbohydrate kinase family protein, with translation MRALICGSFAYDTIMVFGDRFKNHILPDKVHILNVCFLVPEMRREFGGCAGNIAYNLGLLGGRPLPMATVGEDFGPYARWMDQHGISQEHLRVVPGTFTAQAFVTTDMDDNQITAFHPGAMNNAHENSVADAGEVAIGMISPDGRDGMIKHAREFAEAGIPFIFDPGQGLPMFSGDELREFIDQASWVTVNDYEWGLIHKQTGLSERQVADRVKALIITRGGEGSIIYNGRGCYEIPVARAKVVNDPTGCGDAYRAGLLHGLLNGMDWETTGRLAAVMGAIKIEKHGTQNHNHGLQEIKDLFKANFGYGF, from the coding sequence ATGCGTGCCTTGATCTGCGGATCTTTTGCTTATGACACTATCATGGTCTTTGGTGACCGGTTCAAGAATCATATCCTGCCGGACAAGGTCCATATCCTGAACGTCTGTTTTCTGGTGCCGGAGATGCGGCGTGAGTTCGGCGGCTGTGCCGGCAATATTGCCTACAACCTCGGCCTGCTGGGGGGGCGCCCCCTGCCCATGGCCACGGTGGGCGAGGACTTCGGACCCTATGCCCGCTGGATGGATCAGCATGGTATCAGCCAGGAACACCTGCGGGTGGTCCCGGGGACATTTACCGCCCAGGCCTTTGTCACCACTGACATGGATGACAACCAGATAACCGCATTCCATCCCGGGGCCATGAATAACGCCCATGAGAACTCAGTGGCCGATGCCGGCGAGGTGGCCATCGGTATGATCTCGCCGGACGGCCGTGATGGAATGATCAAGCACGCCCGGGAGTTCGCCGAGGCCGGGATTCCGTTCATCTTCGATCCCGGCCAGGGGTTGCCGATGTTCAGCGGGGATGAATTGCGGGAGTTTATCGACCAGGCCTCCTGGGTGACGGTCAATGACTACGAGTGGGGGCTTATCCATAAGCAGACCGGGCTGAGCGAACGGCAGGTTGCCGACCGGGTCAAGGCCCTTATTATTACCCGTGGCGGCGAGGGGTCGATTATTTACAACGGCAGGGGATGTTATGAGATCCCGGTGGCCCGGGCAAAGGTGGTTAACGACCCCACCGGATGCGGGGATGCCTACCGGGCCGGTCTGCTCCATGGCCTGTTGAACGGGATGGACTGGGAGACCACCGGCCGGCTGGCGGCGGTGATGGGGGCGATCAAGATCGAAAAGCACGGCACCCAGAACCACAACCATGGACTACAGGAGATCAAGGACCTGTTTAAGGCGAATTTCGGCTATGGTTTTTAG
- a CDS encoding 4Fe-4S binding protein, with the protein MRFPKDIVDQPIISKLIRQYDTEINILKATILPQHEGVMVMELKGYKTNVNKGLKFLREQGVKVESLAASIHRDEDKCYQCGACTGICPTGALYLLRPEMAVLFDPEKCSGCSHCVPVCPVRAMEVSLDRNGHFPD; encoded by the coding sequence TTGAGATTCCCGAAGGATATCGTTGATCAGCCCATAATCAGCAAGCTCATAAGACAGTATGATACGGAGATCAATATTCTCAAGGCCACGATCCTGCCCCAGCATGAGGGGGTGATGGTCATGGAGTTGAAGGGGTATAAAACAAACGTCAACAAGGGGCTCAAGTTTCTCCGGGAGCAGGGGGTCAAGGTGGAAAGCCTGGCTGCCAGCATTCACCGTGACGAGGACAAGTGCTATCAATGCGGGGCCTGTACCGGGATCTGTCCCACCGGCGCCCTGTATCTGCTGCGGCCCGAGATGGCTGTTCTCTTTGATCCGGAAAAATGCAGCGGCTGCAGCCACTGCGTCCCTGTCTGTCCGGTGCGGGCCATGGAGGTCTCCCTGGACCGCAACGGACATTTTCCAGACTAG
- a CDS encoding outer membrane protein assembly factor BamD, with protein sequence MGFTTHDIAKNNRSRLLFIALLALVLGLQTGCASMKNLFGFGNDTSSSTLTGGMETPENLAMEGLDLYNHGRYKKALEVFEDLKSRFPFSPASLLAELKSADCNYNLGNYHEALLYYQEFEAQHPTNEAIPYVLFQIGMCHYRRIDGVDRDTSGAVNAVGAFSRLLRAFPDTPYTVEARARLQAARNFLANHEFYVASFYVRTKSYDEAESRLEYLLKHYPDATVAPQAQTLLANLKSGNPPERSWTSWLPSLSLPDWKAFSFLPGSRAGN encoded by the coding sequence ATGGGATTCACCACACATGACATAGCCAAAAATAATCGGTCTCGTCTCTTGTTTATTGCCCTCCTGGCCCTGGTCCTCGGGCTCCAGACCGGCTGCGCAAGCATGAAGAATCTGTTCGGTTTCGGCAACGACACCTCCTCGTCAACACTTACCGGCGGGATGGAGACCCCGGAAAACCTGGCCATGGAAGGACTGGACCTGTACAACCACGGCCGTTACAAAAAGGCACTGGAGGTCTTCGAGGACCTGAAAAGCCGTTTCCCCTTCAGCCCGGCCAGCCTGCTGGCCGAACTCAAGTCGGCTGACTGCAACTACAACCTGGGCAATTACCATGAGGCCCTGCTCTATTACCAGGAGTTCGAGGCGCAGCATCCCACCAACGAGGCCATCCCCTATGTCCTGTTCCAGATCGGGATGTGCCATTACCGCCGGATCGACGGAGTTGACCGCGACACCTCCGGAGCGGTCAATGCGGTCGGGGCCTTTTCCCGGCTGCTGCGCGCCTTTCCCGACACCCCTTACACCGTTGAGGCCCGGGCCCGGCTCCAGGCGGCCAGGAACTTTCTGGCCAACCATGAGTTCTATGTGGCCAGTTTCTATGTCCGGACCAAGTCCTACGATGAGGCCGAGTCCAGGCTCGAATACCTGCTTAAGCACTACCCCGACGCCACGGTTGCGCCCCAGGCCCAGACCCTGCTCGCCAACCTGAAGTCGGGCAACCCGCCCGAACGGAGCTGGACCTCCTGGCTGCCCAGTCTCTCCCTGCCCGACTGGAAGGCATTCTCCTTTCTGCCCGGGTCCAGAGCAGGAAACTAG
- the trxB gene encoding thioredoxin-disulfide reductase yields MSTPDYQLIIIGGGPAGLTAGLYAGRSRLKAVLLEKGAAGGQVLTTGRVDNYPGFPEGISGFDLIDKMTAQAARFDLETRFAPVASMDLDRPVKEIFLEDGGRLTCRAVILATGARPNPLKVPGETELTGKGVSYCGTCDGPFFRDQEIAVVGGGDTAVQEADQLTKFAGRVTVIHRRDQLRAAKIIQEKAFANDRINFIWDTEVIAIEGDTGVQGLRLRRKDGQESALAVTGVFILIGTIPNNETLPLDQLETDGHGFVRTDQEMRTRIPGVMAAGDIRSKAVRQIVNAAGEGAVAALAAESYLHQLS; encoded by the coding sequence ATGAGCACCCCTGACTACCAACTTATAATCATCGGTGGCGGGCCGGCCGGACTCACGGCCGGACTCTATGCCGGCCGGTCCCGGCTCAAGGCCGTACTCCTGGAAAAGGGGGCTGCCGGTGGCCAGGTGCTTACCACCGGCCGGGTTGATAATTACCCGGGGTTTCCCGAGGGAATATCCGGATTCGATCTTATCGACAAGATGACGGCCCAGGCGGCGCGCTTTGACCTGGAAACCAGGTTCGCGCCGGTGGCCTCCATGGACCTTGACCGGCCGGTGAAAGAGATCTTTCTGGAAGACGGCGGCCGCTTGACCTGCCGGGCGGTGATCCTTGCCACCGGCGCCCGGCCGAATCCCCTCAAGGTGCCGGGCGAGACCGAATTGACCGGCAAGGGCGTCTCCTACTGCGGCACCTGTGACGGCCCCTTCTTTCGCGACCAGGAGATCGCGGTGGTCGGCGGCGGCGACACCGCGGTCCAGGAAGCGGACCAGCTGACCAAATTCGCCGGCCGGGTGACGGTGATCCACCGCCGGGACCAGTTGCGGGCCGCCAAAATTATCCAGGAAAAGGCCTTTGCCAACGACCGGATCAATTTTATCTGGGACACCGAGGTGATTGCCATTGAGGGCGACACCGGGGTGCAAGGATTACGCCTTCGCCGAAAAGACGGCCAGGAGAGCGCCCTGGCCGTGACCGGCGTATTCATCCTGATCGGCACCATACCGAACAACGAAACCCTGCCCCTGGACCAGCTCGAAACCGATGGACACGGCTTTGTCCGCACCGACCAGGAGATGCGGACCCGGATTCCCGGGGTGATGGCTGCGGGCGATATCCGCAGCAAAGCTGTCCGTCAGATAGTCAACGCGGCCGGTGAAGGCGCGGTGGCGGCCCTGGCCGCTGAGAGTTATTTACACCAACTGAGTTGA
- the trxA gene encoding thioredoxin, whose protein sequence is MAGDKVKHITDADFDKQVLESPIPTLIDFWAPWCGPCKAIGPVIEELAEEFDGRAKITKMNVDENPATPGKYGIRAIPTLILFKEGQLIDQITGAVGKAQLTALIKKAL, encoded by the coding sequence ATGGCAGGCGACAAGGTAAAACATATCACCGACGCTGACTTTGATAAGCAGGTCCTGGAATCCCCCATTCCAACCTTGATTGACTTCTGGGCGCCCTGGTGCGGTCCCTGCAAGGCCATCGGCCCGGTGATCGAGGAACTGGCCGAGGAATTTGACGGCCGGGCCAAGATCACCAAGATGAATGTGGATGAAAACCCTGCCACCCCGGGCAAGTATGGGATCAGAGCCATCCCCACCCTGATCCTGTTCAAGGAGGGCCAACTCATCGACCAGATCACCGGCGCCGTCGGCAAGGCGCAGCTTACCGCCCTGATCAAAAAAGCCCTCTAA
- the hemL gene encoding glutamate-1-semialdehyde 2,1-aminomutase produces MRNEKSRELFARARLSIAGGVNSPVRACKSVGCDPLFIKRAQGARVYDVDDNQFVDFVCSWGPMILGHNHPAVVEAIQEALADGTSFGAPCAREIELAELVVAALPSVERVRFVSSGTEATMSAIRLARGYTNRKKVVKFDGCYHGHADSFLVKAGSGVITLGIPGSPGVPGDIVKNTVSIPYNDPATLEQTLRQGADDIACVIVEPVAGNMGVVAPAPGFLETLRALTAELGMVLIFDEVITGFRLAYGGAQGYFGIEPDLTCLGKIIGGGLPVGAYGGKKEIMAEIAPDGPVYQAGTLSGNPLAMAAGSATLKLLGEPGFYEQLNNKAAAFADELDAVAQRTSTPVTLNRVGSIMTGFFTTGPVTDYNSAMRADAGKYGTHYRQMRAQGIYLAPSQFEAAFISAAHTDSDLEMALKMTESSFKKMRK; encoded by the coding sequence ATGCGGAATGAAAAGTCCAGGGAGTTGTTTGCAAGGGCCCGGCTGTCCATTGCCGGCGGGGTCAACAGCCCGGTCCGGGCCTGTAAATCAGTGGGCTGCGACCCGCTGTTCATCAAGCGGGCCCAAGGCGCCCGGGTTTACGATGTTGATGATAACCAGTTCGTGGATTTTGTCTGTTCCTGGGGGCCGATGATCCTCGGCCATAATCATCCGGCCGTGGTCGAGGCGATCCAGGAGGCCCTGGCCGACGGCACCAGTTTCGGGGCCCCCTGTGCCCGGGAGATCGAGTTGGCTGAACTGGTGGTGGCTGCCCTGCCCTCGGTGGAGCGGGTCCGTTTTGTCAGCTCCGGCACCGAGGCGACCATGAGTGCCATCCGGCTGGCCCGGGGCTATACCAATAGAAAAAAGGTGGTCAAGTTTGACGGCTGCTATCACGGTCATGCCGACTCCTTTCTGGTCAAGGCCGGCTCCGGGGTGATCACCCTGGGGATTCCCGGCAGTCCCGGGGTGCCCGGGGATATTGTCAAGAATACCGTCTCCATTCCTTATAATGATCCGGCGACCCTGGAACAGACCCTGCGCCAGGGCGCGGATGATATCGCCTGCGTGATCGTGGAGCCGGTGGCCGGCAACATGGGGGTGGTGGCGCCGGCCCCTGGCTTTTTGGAAACCCTGCGGGCCCTGACCGCCGAGCTTGGCATGGTGTTGATCTTTGACGAGGTGATCACCGGGTTCCGCCTGGCCTATGGCGGGGCCCAGGGCTATTTCGGGATTGAGCCCGACCTGACCTGTCTGGGCAAGATCATCGGCGGCGGTCTGCCGGTGGGCGCCTATGGCGGCAAAAAGGAGATCATGGCCGAGATTGCCCCGGATGGACCGGTCTACCAGGCCGGGACCCTGTCCGGCAACCCGCTGGCCATGGCCGCGGGCAGCGCCACCCTCAAGCTGCTCGGCGAGCCGGGGTTCTACGAGCAGCTTAACAATAAGGCGGCCGCCTTTGCCGATGAACTTGATGCGGTCGCGCAACGCACCTCCACCCCGGTCACCTTGAACCGGGTGGGCTCGATCATGACCGGTTTCTTTACCACCGGCCCGGTGACGGATTACAACTCGGCCATGCGGGCCGATGCCGGGAAGTACGGGACCCATTACCGGCAGATGCGGGCCCAGGGAATCTATCTGGCGCCGTCCCAGTTCGAGGCCGCGTTTATCTCCGCGGCCCACACTGATTCCGACCTTGAAATGGCACTGAAAATGACTGAATCGTCATTCAAAAAAATGCGGAAATAA
- a CDS encoding AtpZ/AtpI family protein, which produces MSSTRKELMKMLGDFSTIGLTLASAIFVGFGIGYWLDKKVFNNRTTPWFMLIFLGLGIAAGFRNLYQLTKRKDL; this is translated from the coding sequence ATGTCCAGCACCCGTAAGGAACTGATGAAGATGCTGGGCGATTTTTCGACCATCGGCCTGACCCTGGCATCCGCGATCTTTGTCGGCTTCGGCATTGGCTACTGGCTGGATAAGAAGGTGTTCAACAACAGGACAACGCCTTGGTTCATGCTGATATTTCTGGGTCTCGGCATCGCGGCCGGCTTCAGGAATCTCTACCAGCTTACCAAGCGCAAGGATCTGTAA
- a CDS encoding ATP synthase subunit I, whose protein sequence is MAMRDGTEINSFPLSRVEAGNWLLLVGMTMVALLCFTRFFAQGVVVGGLIANLSFIILKRDLFGIMAGPLKIAKLRFFIKYYARLTVLALILFFLVRYELVGVLGLLVGLSTVVLSILCTAAIMATKFYSTSKEAA, encoded by the coding sequence ATGGCAATGAGGGACGGAACGGAAATAAACAGTTTCCCCTTGAGCAGGGTGGAGGCCGGCAACTGGCTGTTGCTGGTGGGCATGACCATGGTTGCCCTGCTCTGCTTTACCCGGTTTTTTGCCCAGGGGGTTGTGGTCGGCGGCCTGATTGCCAACCTGAGTTTCATCATCTTGAAGCGGGATCTGTTCGGGATCATGGCCGGCCCTCTCAAGATCGCGAAACTCCGTTTTTTTATTAAATATTACGCCCGGCTGACGGTCCTGGCCCTGATTCTCTTTTTTCTGGTCAGGTATGAGTTGGTGGGTGTTTTGGGCTTGCTGGTCGGTCTGTCAACGGTGGTACTGAGCATCTTGTGCACCGCGGCGATCATGGCCACAAAATTTTATTCTACTTCCAAGGAGGCCGCGTAA
- the atpB gene encoding F0F1 ATP synthase subunit A, whose translation MEHPILFISLILKAIGMPVPHGPVGDTLLAKLVSPHMTYTWLVMAFLIIVPKLTMGKLEMIPGKGQNFWELVIGGLEGFMADNMGKEGARMMFPMLATFALYIVVANMIGLMPGFMSPTSNLNITLGCTIIVFITTHILGLRFHGVGYIKHFLGPIPWLIPLIFPIEVISHLARLLSLSIRLFGNIMAKETLLGILFMLAGAYFAPLPILCLGVLVSVVQALVFLLLSILYFSAAMEHAH comes from the coding sequence ATGGAACATCCGATACTGTTTATCTCTTTGATTTTGAAAGCAATAGGGATGCCCGTTCCCCACGGTCCGGTAGGGGATACGCTGCTGGCAAAGCTTGTTTCTCCCCATATGACCTATACCTGGCTGGTGATGGCCTTTCTGATCATCGTGCCGAAACTCACCATGGGCAAGCTTGAGATGATCCCGGGCAAGGGCCAGAATTTCTGGGAACTGGTCATCGGCGGCCTGGAGGGGTTCATGGCCGATAACATGGGCAAGGAAGGCGCGCGGATGATGTTCCCGATGCTGGCCACCTTTGCCCTGTACATCGTTGTCGCCAACATGATCGGCCTTATGCCGGGGTTCATGTCGCCCACCTCCAACCTGAACATCACCCTGGGCTGCACCATAATTGTTTTCATCACCACCCATATCCTGGGGCTCAGGTTTCATGGTGTCGGCTACATTAAACATTTTCTCGGGCCGATTCCCTGGTTGATTCCGCTGATCTTCCCCATTGAGGTGATCAGTCACCTGGCCCGGCTTCTGTCGTTGTCCATCCGGCTTTTCGGGAATATCATGGCCAAGGAAACCCTGCTGGGCATCCTGTTCATGCTGGCCGGCGCCTATTTCGCGCCGCTGCCGATCCTCTGCCTGGGCGTGCTGGTCTCTGTTGTCCAGGCCTTGGTTTTCCTGCTGCTCTCGATCCTCTACTTCTCCGCCGCCATGGAGCATGCGCATTAA
- the atpE gene encoding ATP synthase F0 subunit C has product MASEGGGAAASGVNLALVCLAAALSVGVAALGCGIGMGTAVGGACSGTARNPEASGKITVTMIIGLALIESLTIYGLVISLILLFANPLL; this is encoded by the coding sequence ATGGCATCCGAGGGTGGCGGGGCCGCGGCATCAGGCGTCAACCTCGCCCTGGTCTGCCTGGCCGCCGCGCTGTCCGTTGGTGTTGCCGCATTGGGTTGTGGTATCGGCATGGGTACTGCCGTGGGCGGGGCCTGTAGTGGTACCGCCCGGAACCCCGAGGCCTCCGGTAAGATCACCGTGACCATGATCATCGGTCTGGCCCTGATCGAGTCACTCACCATTTACGGTCTGGTTATCTCGTTGATCCTGCTGTTCGCCAATCCGTTGCTGTAA
- a CDS encoding nucleoside phosphorylase, translating into MVIRPQREKGESGLPPSGLFLLNPGDAARAGQLAADRGAKKRFLFHGRLAVVPETENRGPFFIAGPAVGAPMAAMTLEKLIALGGQRILVAGWCGSLVPGLGLGSVLLPTWALSEEGTSTHYPVDRRPESPVALREQVRSGLAAAGFATSTGPVWTTDGLYRESRAKVNQYGSKGILAVEMEYAALATVAAFRSIELAGALLVSDALWPETWQPGFRSRDFREKNALFVSALLDLAGKLAL; encoded by the coding sequence ATGGTTATCCGACCCCAACGGGAAAAGGGAGAGTCCGGGCTGCCGCCAAGCGGACTTTTTTTATTGAACCCGGGTGATGCCGCGCGTGCGGGACAGTTGGCCGCCGACCGCGGGGCGAAAAAACGTTTCCTCTTTCACGGTCGGCTCGCGGTGGTGCCGGAAACAGAGAACCGCGGGCCTTTTTTTATAGCCGGCCCGGCCGTGGGCGCGCCCATGGCCGCCATGACCCTGGAGAAGCTGATTGCCCTGGGCGGACAAAGGATTCTGGTCGCCGGCTGGTGCGGCTCCCTGGTTCCCGGGCTTGGTCTTGGGTCGGTACTGCTGCCGACCTGGGCCTTGAGCGAGGAAGGTACCTCAACCCATTACCCCGTGGATCGGCGGCCTGAGTCCCCTGTTGCCTTGAGGGAACAGGTAAGGTCCGGCCTTGCCGCGGCCGGCTTTGCCACCAGTACCGGGCCGGTATGGACCACTGATGGTCTGTACCGGGAGAGCCGGGCAAAGGTGAATCAATACGGCAGCAAGGGCATCCTGGCCGTGGAGATGGAATATGCGGCCCTGGCCACGGTGGCCGCTTTTCGCTCCATCGAACTGGCCGGGGCCCTTTTGGTCTCCGACGCACTCTGGCCCGAAACCTGGCAACCCGGATTTCGCAGCCGGGATTTCAGGGAAAAGAATGCCCTCTTTGTGAGCGCTCTCCTGGACCTGGCCGGCAAACTGGCGCTGTAA
- the rimO gene encoding 30S ribosomal protein S12 methylthiotransferase RimO, which translates to MQKTVYMVSLGCAKNLVDSEVMLGLLDQAGYDIAPEPETADLLLVNTCGFIGSAVEEAVDEILALAEYKKDDPAKKLVVTGCLVQRYGGELQKELPEVDLFVGTDRFKDIVGLLTGPELATRLAITPVSTFLMDSSLPRKLSTPAHRAYLKITEGCDNCCTYCLIPLLRGRLRSRPLADLLVEARGLAATGLKELTLVAQDLLAYGIDLGGAGLTDLLDGLLRDTDIPWIRLLYLHPARLGQEFLAYIAAHPRIVPYLDIPVQHVSDRILKRMNRPYDGQRLADLVAMIRRLLPGAAIRTTLMVGFPGETEAEVEELARFLSRHRFDHLGVFAYADEQGCKARHLDGHCSEEEKQERRARIMELQAGISREKLQKFVGQQEQVLVEGVSRETDLLLEGRTRFQAPEIDGCVYITAGDTRPGAMVDVRITEAHQYDLVGELVQGEQ; encoded by the coding sequence ATGCAGAAAACGGTCTACATGGTCAGCCTGGGCTGCGCCAAGAACCTGGTCGACTCCGAGGTGATGCTCGGGCTGCTCGATCAGGCCGGCTACGACATTGCTCCGGAACCGGAGACAGCTGATCTCCTGCTGGTCAATACCTGCGGTTTCATCGGCTCGGCAGTGGAGGAGGCGGTGGATGAGATCCTCGCCCTGGCCGAGTACAAGAAGGACGATCCGGCCAAGAAGCTGGTGGTCACCGGCTGTCTGGTGCAGCGTTACGGCGGGGAGTTGCAGAAAGAGCTGCCCGAGGTGGATCTGTTCGTGGGTACCGACCGGTTCAAGGACATCGTCGGCCTGCTCACCGGCCCGGAGCTGGCTACGCGTCTCGCCATCACCCCGGTCTCCACCTTTCTCATGGACAGTTCCCTGCCCCGCAAGCTTTCCACCCCGGCCCACCGGGCCTATCTCAAAATAACCGAGGGCTGCGACAATTGCTGTACCTATTGCCTGATTCCTTTGCTCCGCGGCCGCCTGCGCAGCCGGCCGCTTGCTGACCTGCTGGTCGAGGCCCGGGGCCTGGCCGCCACGGGACTCAAGGAATTGACCCTGGTTGCCCAGGACCTGCTGGCCTATGGCATTGACCTGGGCGGAGCCGGATTGACCGACCTGCTGGACGGCCTGCTCCGCGACACTGATATCCCCTGGATCAGACTGCTCTATCTGCACCCGGCCCGGCTTGGCCAGGAGTTCCTGGCCTATATCGCCGCCCACCCCCGGATCGTCCCCTATCTCGATATCCCGGTCCAGCATGTCAGCGACCGGATATTGAAGCGGATGAACCGGCCCTATGACGGCCAGCGGTTGGCCGACCTGGTGGCAATGATCCGCCGGCTGCTGCCCGGGGCCGCCATCCGCACCACCCTGATGGTCGGTTTCCCCGGGGAGACCGAGGCCGAGGTGGAGGAGTTGGCCCGGTTTCTCAGCCGACACCGTTTCGATCATCTGGGGGTGTTCGCCTATGCCGATGAACAGGGCTGCAAGGCCCGTCATCTGGACGGCCACTGTTCGGAGGAGGAGAAGCAGGAGCGGCGGGCCCGGATCATGGAACTCCAGGCCGGAATTTCCCGGGAAAAATTACAAAAATTTGTCGGACAACAGGAGCAGGTGCTGGTGGAGGGGGTCAGCCGGGAAACAGACCTGCTCCTTGAGGGGCGGACCAGGTTCCAGGCCCCGGAGATAGATGGCTGCGTGTACATCACCGCCGGCGACACCAGGCCGGGGGCCATGGTCGATGTCCGGATCACCGAGGCCCACCAGTATGACCTGGTCGGGGAACTGGTGCAGGGGGAGCAATAG
- a CDS encoding integration host factor subunit beta, translated as MNKSELIEALAQEINVPLREADSITNTILDTMTQTLVDNGGIEIRGFGSFVVKEYGSYQGRNPKSGKKIKVPPKKLPFFKVGKELRERVNRSK; from the coding sequence ATGAATAAATCAGAGTTGATCGAGGCCCTGGCCCAGGAGATTAATGTCCCCTTGCGGGAGGCTGACTCCATCACCAACACGATCCTGGACACCATGACCCAGACCCTGGTTGACAACGGCGGTATCGAAATCCGCGGATTCGGCAGCTTTGTGGTCAAGGAGTATGGCTCCTATCAGGGCCGCAACCCGAAGTCAGGCAAAAAGATCAAGGTTCCGCCCAAGAAACTGCCCTTTTTCAAGGTGGGCAAAGAGCTGCGGGAACGGGTCAACCGGAGTAAATAG
- a CDS encoding rRNA pseudouridine synthase yields MALMEERLQKILARAGIASRRKAEEYIRQGRVTVDGSKVTEMGLKLDPALHRIAVDNNPVANAEKKIYILLNKPTGYVTTLKDPQGRPVVTALLKGITTRVFPVGRLDLDTSGALLLTNDGELAQRIIHPSHEVEKTYVARVAGRPAADKLKQLAQGIELEGRRTWPARLRVCGQSARDTSIEIIIHEGRKRQIRKMFAAIGHRVLALKRTAYGNLRLGSLPSGRYRILTARDLAKIFPR; encoded by the coding sequence ATGGCGCTGATGGAAGAACGGCTCCAGAAAATCCTGGCCAGGGCCGGGATCGCCTCCCGGCGCAAGGCAGAGGAATATATCCGCCAGGGCCGGGTGACCGTGGACGGCAGCAAGGTCACTGAAATGGGGCTGAAACTGGACCCGGCCCTGCACCGGATCGCAGTGGACAACAACCCGGTCGCCAATGCGGAAAAAAAGATCTACATCCTGCTCAACAAGCCCACCGGGTATGTAACCACCCTCAAGGACCCGCAGGGCCGGCCGGTGGTCACTGCGTTGCTCAAGGGGATCACCACCCGGGTCTTCCCGGTGGGCCGGCTGGACCTGGATACCTCGGGGGCCCTGCTCCTGACCAATGACGGCGAGCTGGCCCAGCGGATCATCCACCCCAGCCACGAGGTGGAAAAGACCTATGTCGCCCGGGTCGCCGGCCGGCCGGCGGCGGACAAACTCAAACAGCTTGCGCAGGGCATCGAACTGGAAGGACGCAGGACCTGGCCGGCCCGGCTCAGGGTCTGCGGACAATCGGCCCGGGACACCTCCATCGAAATCATCATCCATGAGGGCAGAAAACGACAGATACGCAAGATGTTCGCCGCCATCGGCCACCGGGTCCTGGCCTTGAAACGGACCGCCTACGGCAACCTCCGGCTGGGTTCGCTCCCTTCCGGCAGATACAGAATTCTCACCGCCAGGGACCTGGCAAAGATCTTCCCCAGGTAA